GTGGGCCCTGCGGCGCAACGACCCGCAGCGCTGGCTGCAGCCCGATGCCGGCACGCTCGACGAGCTGCTCGCGCTGGTGGCCGCCTGCGATGGCGACTTCAAGCCGCAGCTCGACCGCTACAAGTATCCCGGGCGGTTCGATGACATCGAACATCCGGCCCGCGAGCGCGGTGCGGCGTTCCTCCTCGATCTCGAAGCGCGGCTCTCGGCCTCGCCCCATCTGGCGGGTGCGCACGCAACCTTGGCCGACGCGGCCGTCATGCCCTTCGTGCGCCAGTTCGCGATGGTCGATGCCGCATGGTTCGACGCGCAGCCCTGGCCGCGCCTGCACGCCTGGCTGTCCGCGTGGACCGTCTCGGAACTGTTCGCCCGCGCCATGCCCAAGTACGCACCCTGGAAGACCGGCGAAGCCGGCATCGACTTCCCGCCGGCCTAGCCACCCATCGCAGCCGCCGAGGCGCGCTGGATGCAGTCGATGAAGTGCTGCGCCGCAGGCGTCGGCAACTGGCCGCGGCGCCGGATCACGCACACGTTCAACGTCGGCAGCGATTCGACGACATCGACCCGGCGGATGCCGTGCCGCTTGAACGTCAACTTGACCAGCGGCTCGACGAAGAGGCCGATCAGGTCCATGTGACCGACGAGCCCCAGCGCCACCGTGACCGACTGCCCCTGGATGATGCGGGCCGGCGGCGGCAGGCCCAGCGGCGTGAAGAGCGGCGACACCGCATCGCGCCCGCCATGGTCGTCGCCCGGCAGGATCCATTCGCCGCCGTACAGGTCCTGTAGCGAACGCGCCCCCCGCAGCGGATGGCGCTCGCGCAGGCCCACCACCAGCTGCACCGGGAACAGTTCCAGCGCCTCGAACTGCGCATCGAGCGTGCCGGGCACCACGTGGGCCACCGCGAAATCGAGGAACCCATCGCGCAGCCGCGCGAGCATCCAGGGCAGCACGGCCTCGCTGAACTGCACATCGACCGCGGGCAGGCGCGTGTGGAAATCCTTGAAGGCCGCGGGCAGCACGGTGAGCGCGAACGATGCGCTCACCGCCATCGACACCGTGCCGGTCGCGCCGTCGCGGATCTGCGCGATCTCGTCGCGCGCTCGCGCCATGTCGGCCAGCAGCAGCCGCGCGCGCGGCGCGAAGGCCTTGCCGAACTCGGTGAGCCGCACGCCCTTGACGCTGCGCTCCACCAGCGGCGCGCCCACCTCGCGCTCCAGTTCGCGCACGATCTTGGTCACGGCCGGCTGCGAGAGGCCCAGAACGCGCGCGGCGGCGCGGATGCTCATCTGCTCGACCACCGCCACGAAGGCGTGTAACTGATTGGGCTTCATCGCTCAAGGTACCGGGGTTATGACAACCAAAAGTTATCGTTATCGCCCAATTATTGTCTTTTCATGACAGCACCAAGTCTCTAGCATCCGCCGCGGTCGATCGACCTTCCAACCAGATCCCACAAAAGCACAACTGGAGAGACATGAGCATCCCAAGCACGCAGCCCTCGTCCGCCCGCCGGCGCCAGACCATCGTCGCCACCACCATCGGCAACGGGCTCGAGTTCTTCGACTTCACGGTCTACGGTTTCCTCGCGCTCGTGATCGGCAAGCTCTTCTTTCCCACCTTCAATTCGTACGGCCAGCTGCTGCTGACGGTGGCCAGTTTTGGCGTCGGTTTCATCATGCGGCCGCTGGGCGGTATCGTGATCGGCGCGTACGCCGACCGCGCGGGCCGCAAGAAGGCCATGACGCTCACCATCTTTTTGATGGCGCTGGGCTGCGCGCTCATCGCCTTCACGCCCACCTACGCGGCCATCGGCGTCGCGGCGCCGATCGTGATCGTGCTGGCGCGGCTCATCCAGGGCTTCTCGGCCGGCGGCGAAGTGGGTGCCTCGACCACGCTGCTGGTGGAGCACGCCACGCCCGCCAACCGCGGCTACATGGCGAGCTGGCAGTTCGCGAGCCAGGGCCTGGGCGTGATGCTCGGCGCCATCGTGGTGGGCGCGCTCACCTTCTCGCTCACGCCCGAGGCGATGCAGAGCTGGGGCTGGCGCGTGCCTTTCGTCATCGGCATGCTGATTGCGCCGGTGGGCATGTACATCCGCCGCCATCTCGAAGAATCGCTGCACATCTCGCCCGAACAAGCGGCCGCGCCGCGCGAAAGCAGCCTGAAGATCGTCTGCACGCAGCACGGCAAGACGGTGCTGGCCGCGATCCTGGCGATCGTCGGCGGCACCACGGCCGCGTATGTCGTGACCTTCTACATGCCGACCTATGCGGTGCGCGAACTCGGCCTCACGCCCTCGGTGGCGCTGTTCGGCGCGGCGCTCACGGGGCTGATCTCGTTCGCGTTCGCACCGTTCGTGGGCAAGCTCTCGGACATCGTGGGGCGCAAGACGCTCATCTTCTGGAGCCGCATCGCGATGGCGATCCTGATCTATCCCGGCTTCCTGTGGCTCAATGCCTCGCCGACGCCGCTGGTGCTGTTCGTCGTGCTCGGCGTGTTCAGCGTCGGCCTGGTGGTGCAGACCGTGCCCGGCATCACGATGCTGCCGGAGATGTTCCCCAAGCGCGTGCGCGCGAGCGGCATGTCGCTGGTCTACAGCGTCGGTGTGGCGCTGTTCGGCGGCTTCGCGCCCTTCATCAGCACCTGGCTGGTCAACGCCACCGGCAGCAAGCTCGCGCCGGCCTGGTACCTCGTGGCGATGACTGTGGTCTCGCTGCTCGGCCTGATCTGGCTGCGCGACCACACGGGCCGCGACATCGACGCCGCGGATGCGCACGCAGCCGCCTGAAAAACATTTCCCCGTTCACGCACAGGAGCCCTACCCATGCAGACACAACCCACCGCCGCCACGCGCCATTTCTCCGGCACGTATGTCGAAGCCCGCGCCAAGTTCCTGGACGCCGCCGCCCAGCGCGGCGCGGCCATCGAATCGTTCGTGCATCCCGCGCACCGCGGCGCGCTCGGCGAAGAGCTCGCCACCGATGTGGCGCTGATCGGCGCAAAGGACGCGAAGAAGGTCCTGCTCGTCACCTCCGGCACGCACGGCCCCGAAGGCTTCTGCGGCTCGGGCGCGCAGGTCGCGACGCTCCACGATGCCGACCTGCTCTCGCGGCTCGAACAGGCCGGCGTGGCGCTGCTGCTGGTGCATGCGGTCAACCCGCATGGCTTTTCGCACCTGCACCGCACGAACGAAGACAACATCGACCTGAACCGCAACCACATCGACTTCAATGCGCCGCTGCCGGTGAACGCCGGCTATGCCGAGGTCGAGGCGCTGGTGCTGCCAGCCACCTGGCCGCCGACGGCCGCCGACGACGCGGCCGTGGGCGCCTATATCGGCAAGCACGGCATGACCGCCTTCCGCGCGGCCGTGACCAAGGGCCAGTACACCTCGCCCGACGGCCTGTTCTACGGCGGCACCGCGCCGTCCTGGAGCAACAGGACCATTCGCGCGATCCTGCGCAAGTACGCGGCATCGGCCACCCACCTCGGCTGGATCGACGTGCACACCGGCCTCGGCCCCTACGGCCACGGCGAGAAGATCTACCCGGGCCGCAACACGCCCGAAGACCTTGCGCTGGCGCATGCCTGGTGGGGCGCCGACGTCTTCGCGCCCTTTGCCGGCGACTCGGCATCGGCCGACGTGTCGGGCCCCGTCATCTCGACCGCGTACGACGAATGCCCGAACGCCCGCGTCGCGCCGATGGGCCTGGAGTTCGGCACGCTGCCCGATCTGGAAGTGCTGACCCGCCTGCGCGCCGACACCTGGCTGCGCCGCCATCCCGAGGCGCCGGAAGCGCAGAAGCGCGAGATCCGTCAGGGACTGCGCGACGCGTTCTACTGCGACAACGACGAGTGGAAAGGCATGGTGCTGGGGCAGACGCGCGTCGTGCTGCTGCAGACGCTGCAAGGCCTCAAGAAGGCCTGATTCAACCGGCCGGGCTTCAACCGAAGTTCGGCGCGCGCTTCTCGCGCAGCGAAGCCACACCCTCGCGCACGTCGGCGCCCGCGAAGCCCATGAATTCGAGTGCCAGCGAAGCATCGAAGGTCGGGCCGGCCTGGCGCAGCCAGTTGTTGAGCGCGTACTTGGTGAAGCGGATCGCGCTCTGGCTGCCGGCCGCGAGCCGGTCGGCCACTTCGTAGGCGCGCGGCAGCAGGTCGGCCTCGTCCACCGCAAGCGACACCAGGCCGATGCGCTCGGCCTCCTCGCCGCTCACCGGCTCGCACAGCAGCAGGTGGTACTTGGCCTTGGCCATGCCGCACAGGAGCGGCCAGACGATGGCCGCATGGTCGCCCGCCGCCACGCCCAGGCGCGTGTGGCCGTCGACGATCTTCGCGCTCTTCGTGGCGATGGAAATGTCGGCGAGCAGGCCGGCCACCAGCCCTGCACCCACGGCCGGGCCGTGCATCGCGCTCACGATGGGCTTGTCGCAGTTGATGATGTTGTAGACGAGGTCGCGCGCCTCTTTCCACACGCGCTGGCGGATGGCGTCGTCGGTGGCCATGTCCTGCACCAGCCCGAGATCGCCGCCGCCCGAGAAGCCGAGGCCTTCGCCCCGAAGCACCGCGCAGCGCACCGTGTCGTCGGCCGAGAGGTCGCGCCAGATCTCGGCGAGCTCGCGATGCCCGTCATGGCCCGCGGTCGGCAGCTTGCCGTTGGCCGCGCGCATCTGGATGTCGAGCACGGTGCCGTTGGCGCCGCGGCGCGTGATGGCGAGGGTCTGGTAGCGAGAGTAGTCCATGGTGTCTCCGCCCTGCGCCCGAAAGACGAGGACTTTTTTCTTCGTTGAAGGATCGGACGGCTATTTTTGCGCCGCCAGCTCGCGGCAGCGCTGCACATTGGCATCGAAACGTGGCGCGAGGCCGGGCTCGCAGGCCTCGTCGCCGGGCGTCAGCTTGCACATGCCGACGACCACGTAGTCCATCACCGCCGAGGTGCACATCGGGTAGGCCGCGAGGTCCGGGTTGGCCTTCACCTTGAAGCCCCAGCGCTCGGTGAACTGCACCGTGCGGACCATCGCACCGTGGAAGAAGCTGCGGTCCCGGGCGGCGATGGCAGCCTCCATGCGCGGCAGCTCCTCGTTCAGGTAGCCGGTGGCGTCCAGGGGGAATGCCGAGGGCGGCTCCTGCTGGGCGGCTACGAGGGATGCGGCCAGCACGAGCGACACGGCGATCAGCGGGCGCAGCAGCGAGACAGGCGAAAAACGGGTGGTCGGGCGGTGGAGTTGCATGGCTTGGGATTCTGCAACGTTTGGAAGCATCTTTGAATGGCGGGCGATGCGTGCGCGCTACGCCGGGGCCTACTTGCCCTTCTTCTGCCTTTCGAACTTGCGCCAGTACTGGAACTCGTCCTCGTGCACTTCGAGATCGACTTCGGAGATACGGGACTGCAAGCGTTCCTGCACCTCGGCCACGGCCTTGTTGTAGACGATGGGTCCGATTTCCTCGAGGAAGAAACCGAGCAGCGCGCCGGCCGCGATGTTGCCGATCTTCTCTTCCATGTTCTCGTTGAAGTAGCGCTCGATCGAGGTGATCGCCTGCTGGCGCGCTTCCTTGGATATCTCGATGGTCATGCGGGTTGCTCTGGGGTGTTGGGGCGAATGATTGTGCCGCTACGATGCGCAGCGGCCCCAAGGCCCGCGCAACAACGACACACAACAACGGAGACACGCACCATGAAGTTCCACCGAGCCGCACCGGCTGCCCTTGCCCTGGCCGCCATCGCCGCCGCTGCAGCAATTTCCGGCTGCACCAACCTGACCCCCACCGTGCCGCAGCGCCAGCTGATGATCGTGGCCAACGACGAAAAGCAGTCGTGGAACGACGCAGGCGCCGTCATCCTCGCCCCCATGGGACGCGACACGGTGCAGGTGCTCGACATCGGCACCGATCCGCTCGCACCCAAGGTCGTCGGCACGCTGCAGTTGGACAACACCATCGCCGGCCCGCCGACCAACCTCGCGATCACGCCCGGCGAGACGCTCGCGCTGGTCGCCAATTCGCTCAACGTGGTCGAGGAAAACGGCGTGCGCAAGCAAGTGCCCGACAACCGCCTCTTCGTGGTCGACCTGACCACCACGCCGCCCAGGCTGATCGACACGCTCACCGTGGGCAAGCAGCCTTCGGGCCTGTCGATCAATCGCGCGGGCAACCTCGCGCTGGTGGCCAACCGCGCCGACAACTCGGTGAGCGTGCTGCGCATCGCGGGCAAGAAGGTGACGCTCGTCGACACCGTGGCCATGAACGATTCGGTGGCGCACGTGCGCTTCACGCCCGATGGCAAGCGCGCCCTGGTCGCCAAGTTTCCAACCCACAAGATCGCGCTGCTCGAAGTGAACGGCGAGAAGGTCAGCTACAACAAGGTCGACCTCGCAGCCGGCCTCTGGCCCTACAACGTGGACGTGACGCCCGACGGCAAGCTCGCGCTCACGGCCGACAACGGCAACTCGGGCGCATCGGACGGGCAGGTCGACACGGTGAGCGTGATCGACATGGAAGCCGCGCCGCCGCGCGTGATCGACAAGGTCGTGGTCGGCGACGGCCCCGAAGGCCTGGCGGTGAGCCCGACCGGCAGGCATGCGGTCGCGGTGATCCTGCGCGGCAGCAACTCGGCGAAGAACGCCTACTTCTACAACCGCAATGGCTCGGTGGTGCTGCTGAAGATCGATGGCAAGAAGGTCACCCGCGCCAACGAGGTGGTGGTGCGCGGCCTGCCCGAAGGCGCGGTGTGGAGCGCCGACGGCAAGTATCTCTATGTGGGGAATTTCATCGACCAGGACATCACGATCCTGCGCGTCGATGGCGACACGCTGGTGCCGACAGGCAAATCGTTCCCGTTGCAAGGTCACCCCGCCGCGATGCGCGGGACAATGACGCACTGACCGCAAGTCCTCTCACCCGAACAAAGAACCATGGCCCGACCCCAACGACAACTCCGCACGCTCGAACGCGGCATCCTCTGCCTCGTCATCGGCGCCGCCGTGCTGCTGGCACCGCGCTTCCTGCAGGGCACGCGCTGGTTCGAGATGGTGGCGGGGGCCTACCTGGTCGGCTGGTTCGCGCTGGTGCTGGGCATCGCGCTGGTCGGCGTCGGCCTGTTCCAGCGCAACAAGCAGCGCCCCTGAAAGAAAAAACCCGCCTCGCGGCGGGTTTCAGCTGAAGGGTGTGCGCTTGCCGCGGCGGGCTCAGCCCTTCTTGCCGCGCAGCTTGCCGACAAGCTCCACCACCGCCAGCACGATCGCGCCGGCAACAAGACCCACGACGGCGTTCACGCCCATCGATCCCAGCGTGCCGAACACGCCGCCCGTGGCCTTGGCCCAGTCTTCGACCGCATGGCCGAACGCGGGCACGCCGTGCACCAGGATGCCGCCGCCCACGAGGAACATGGCGGCCGTGCCGGCCACCGACAGCGCCTTCATGAGCCAGGGCGCCGTGGCCAGGATGCCGCGGCCGAGAGCCCGCGCGGCGGCGCTCGTGCGCTGGCTCAGGTAAAGGCCCGCGTCATCGAGCTTCACGATGCCGGCCACGAGGCCATACACGCCGATGGTCATGATCAGCGCGATGCCGACCAGCACGCTCAGCTGCGTCGTGAACGGCTGGCCCTGCACGGTGCCGAGCGTGATCGCAATGATTTCGGCCGAGAGGATGAAGTCGGTGCGCACCGCGCCCTTGATCTTGTCCTTCTCGATCGCCACCACGTCCACCGCCTCGTCGGCCACGGCTTTCTCGTGGCGTTGGGTGTCGGCTTCGTGTTCCTTCTTGTGCAGGAACTTGTGCGCGAGCTTCTCGGCGCCTTCGAAGCAGAGAAACGCACCGCCGATCATCAGGAGCGGCGTCACCAGCCAGGGCAGCCAGGTGCCGATGGCCAGCGCCGCAGGCACCAGGATCGCCTTGTTGATGAACGAGCCCTTGCAGACCGCCCAGACCACAGGGATCTCGCGCTCGGCCCTGACGCCGGAGACCTGCTGCGCATTGAGCGCAAGGTCGTCGCCGAGCACGCCGGCCGTCTTCTTGGCGGCGACTTTGGTGAGGATCGACACGTCATCGAGGACGGTCGCGATGTCGTCGAGCAGCAGGAGCAGGCTGGTGGCCATGGAAGTTGGTCAGTCTGAAAAAGGAAGCGGCGAGCTTATCCGTAGCGGCTGCACGCACGCGCAATAACCGTACGAGGTCAGGAAACGCTGCGCTTGAGGCGAATTTCCTCGATGCGGACGGTGCCCAGCAGCGTGGTCTTGGCCGTCTTCATCTCGCGCTTGAAGCCGGCGAGTTCGTGGAAACGCATGGCGCGGTCGTTGCGAATGGGCACCCAGATGGTGACCGTGGTGCAGCCCTCTTCCTCGAGGCCTTCACGCGCCGCGTCCCAGAGGGCGACGCCCACGCCCTTGCCCCAGTGCTCGGGCTTGACGTAGATGGCCCAGATCTCGCCCGTGGTGGACGGCGTCTTGGGGTCGCGCGAGCGATCGAAGCCGACGAAACCGACGATTTCGTTGCCGAGCGTGACCACCTGCACCTGCGGCTCGCTGAATTCGATGGCTTCGCGCCACTTGGCTTCGCGGGTGGCCGGGGCCAGCGTGCGCAGCTCTTCTTCGGGGAGGATGCCTTCGTAGGCGGCCTTGGCGGCCAGGGCATGGACTTCGGCGACGGCCTTGGCGTCGCGCATCGTGGCGGGGCGAACTTCGTAATCGGACATGAATGCAGGGAAATCAATGGAACCGGCTATTGTCGCCGCACCGCTAAACTGCCCGGTGCATCCGTAGCATCAACTGGAGAAAAGTCATGGCAAAGAGTCAGCAACGCAGCACCAAGGAAGCCAAGAAACCGAAGAAGGACACCTCGCCGCCCAAGCCCGTAGGCACCGGCGGCATCGAGCCGGTCCGCACGATCACCACCGCGGTGATTCCGCGCGGCAAGCTCAAGAACAAGTGACCGACGAGGCACCGGCCGGGGCTCCACCAGCCCCGGCTCCTGCAGCAAAGCCGGCCCAGCCCCGCAACCCGCTGCACGGGCTCACGCTGGAGGCCATCGTCACCTCGCTGGCCGACTGGTACGGCTGGGAACACCTCGGCGAGCTCGTTCCCATCCGCTGTTTCCAGATCGACCCGAGCGTGGGCTCCAGCCTCAAGTTCCTGCGCAAGACGCCCTGGGCGCGCGAGAAGGTCGAGAGCCTCTATCTCTTCATGCTGCGCGAACAGCGCCGCGAGCAGCAGCAACAACAACAGCCACCCCGGGAATGAAGGTCCGACTCGAGCCCTCGGGCCTCGACTTCGAGACCGAACCGGGCACCACGCTCCTGAAGGCCGCCGAGGCGGCCGGCATCGAACTGCCGAGTTCCTGCAGAAACGGCACCTGCCGCACCTGCATCTGCCGGCTGGTGTCGGGCCATGTGCGGCACATCATCGAATGGCCCGGCCTGAGCATCGACGAGAAGGACGAAGGCTGGATCCTGCCCTGCGTGGCGGAGGCGCTGGACGACCTTGCGCTCGACGCGCCGAGAGCGTTTTCGGTTTTCCAGGACTAGGAGGCCGGACCGACCGGCTTGGCGCCGGCAGGCACCGCGACCACGAGTCGATCACGTTGCGCCAGCGACGGGAACAGCTTGAACCACGTCAGCGCCACCAGCATCGTTCCCACGCCGCCCACCACCACCGACCCCACGGGCCCGAGCAGCGCCGCCGTGGCGCCCGATTCGAATTCGCCGAGCTGGTTGCTCGCGCCGATGAAGATCGAATTGACCGCGCTCACCCGCCCGCGCATGGCATCGGGCGTCTCCAGCTGCACCAGCGTCTGGCGGATCACCACGTTGACCATGTCCGCCCCGCCCGACACCGCGAGCGCGATCAGCGAGACGACGAAGCTCTTGGAGATGCCGAACACCACCATGCAAAGGCCAAAGAGCCCGATGGCCAGCAGCAGCGTGCGCCCCACGTGCCGCTCGACCGGACGCCGCGTGAGCGCGATCGACATCACCAGCGCCCCGACAGCGGGCGCACCGCGCAGCAGCCCGAGCCCCCAGGGACCCGTGTGCAGGATGTCCTTCGCATAGATCGGCAGCAGCGCCACCGCACCGCCCAGCAGCACCGCGAACAAATCGAGCGAAACGGCACCGAGCACAGGCTTGCGCTTCCAGATGAAGTCGACGCCCGCGAACACCGTGGACAGCGTGACCGGCTCGCGCGCGGCCGGCGTGTAGGCATAGCGCAGCCGCAGCACCAGCACGCAGGCGACGGCAAAGAACGCCACGCTCGCGCCGTACACCACCGACATGCCCGCCACGAACAGCAGCCCGCCGAGGGCCGGGCCGCCGATGATCGCGCCCTGCATGCCGGCCGAACTGAACGCCATGGCCCGCGCGAGCATCGAGGGTGGCACCAAGAGGGGCGTGAGCGCCTGCTGCGCCGGCATCTGGAAGGCGCGCACCGCGCCCAGCACCAGCGAAAGCCCCAGCAGCAGGCCGCGCGTGTCGTGCTTCTCAAGCACGGCCAAGAGCAGCACCAGCCCCACCAGTCCCTGCACCGCGAAACAGGCCGCGACGATGCGACCGCGGTGGTGGCGGTCGACGATGTGGCCGGCCAGCAGCGCCAGCAAGAGTGCGGGAACGAACTGGTAGAGCCCGACGAGGCCCAGGTCCCAGGCGCTGCTGGTGAGCTCGTACATGTGCCAGCCGATGGCCACCAGCAGCATCTGCGAGGCCGCGGTGCCGAAGAGCCGCGCCGTCCACATGTGCATGAAGGGGCGCTCGCGCGTCAGGTCGGAAAAACTGGGCTGGGGGGAGGAAGCGGAGGCGGGAGCGGGGCCGGACATTGTGCGTCGAGGATAGCCGAGGCGCCGTGAGCCGCCCGTTAGCAAGGCGCAATGCCCTGCCTTGCGCGCTCTCTCTACACTCGCTTGCTTCATGACCGCGCCGCTGCTGCACCCCATCCACGAAGACGCCCACCTGCTGGTGCTCGAGAAGCCCCCGGGCCTGCTCTGCGTGCCCGGCCGCGGCGACGACAAGCAGGACTGCCTGAGCGCCCGCGCGATGCGCCAATGGCCCGATGCGCTGATCGTGCACCGGCTCGACATGGCCACCAGCGGCCTCGTGGTGATGGCGCGCAGCCTCGAGATGCAGCGCGCGTTGAGCGCGGCCTTTGC
This region of Variovorax sp. RKNM96 genomic DNA includes:
- a CDS encoding glutathione S-transferase yields the protein MPSATALPVLYSFRRCPYAMRARLALIASDTHCELREIVLRDKPAEMLAASPKGTVPVLVMADGAVLEQSLDIMLWALRRNDPQRWLQPDAGTLDELLALVAACDGDFKPQLDRYKYPGRFDDIEHPARERGAAFLLDLEARLSASPHLAGAHATLADAAVMPFVRQFAMVDAAWFDAQPWPRLHAWLSAWTVSELFARAMPKYAPWKTGEAGIDFPPA
- a CDS encoding LysR substrate-binding domain-containing protein; this translates as MKPNQLHAFVAVVEQMSIRAAARVLGLSQPAVTKIVRELEREVGAPLVERSVKGVRLTEFGKAFAPRARLLLADMARARDEIAQIRDGATGTVSMAVSASFALTVLPAAFKDFHTRLPAVDVQFSEAVLPWMLARLRDGFLDFAVAHVVPGTLDAQFEALELFPVQLVVGLRERHPLRGARSLQDLYGGEWILPGDDHGGRDAVSPLFTPLGLPPPARIIQGQSVTVALGLVGHMDLIGLFVEPLVKLTFKRHGIRRVDVVESLPTLNVCVIRRRGQLPTPAAQHFIDCIQRASAAAMGG
- a CDS encoding MFS transporter; protein product: MSIPSTQPSSARRRQTIVATTIGNGLEFFDFTVYGFLALVIGKLFFPTFNSYGQLLLTVASFGVGFIMRPLGGIVIGAYADRAGRKKAMTLTIFLMALGCALIAFTPTYAAIGVAAPIVIVLARLIQGFSAGGEVGASTTLLVEHATPANRGYMASWQFASQGLGVMLGAIVVGALTFSLTPEAMQSWGWRVPFVIGMLIAPVGMYIRRHLEESLHISPEQAAAPRESSLKIVCTQHGKTVLAAILAIVGGTTAAYVVTFYMPTYAVRELGLTPSVALFGAALTGLISFAFAPFVGKLSDIVGRKTLIFWSRIAMAILIYPGFLWLNASPTPLVLFVVLGVFSVGLVVQTVPGITMLPEMFPKRVRASGMSLVYSVGVALFGGFAPFISTWLVNATGSKLAPAWYLVAMTVVSLLGLIWLRDHTGRDIDAADAHAAA
- a CDS encoding M14 family metallopeptidase produces the protein MQTQPTAATRHFSGTYVEARAKFLDAAAQRGAAIESFVHPAHRGALGEELATDVALIGAKDAKKVLLVTSGTHGPEGFCGSGAQVATLHDADLLSRLEQAGVALLLVHAVNPHGFSHLHRTNEDNIDLNRNHIDFNAPLPVNAGYAEVEALVLPATWPPTAADDAAVGAYIGKHGMTAFRAAVTKGQYTSPDGLFYGGTAPSWSNRTIRAILRKYAASATHLGWIDVHTGLGPYGHGEKIYPGRNTPEDLALAHAWWGADVFAPFAGDSASADVSGPVISTAYDECPNARVAPMGLEFGTLPDLEVLTRLRADTWLRRHPEAPEAQKREIRQGLRDAFYCDNDEWKGMVLGQTRVVLLQTLQGLKKA
- a CDS encoding enoyl-CoA hydratase/isomerase family protein, translated to MDYSRYQTLAITRRGANGTVLDIQMRAANGKLPTAGHDGHRELAEIWRDLSADDTVRCAVLRGEGLGFSGGGDLGLVQDMATDDAIRQRVWKEARDLVYNIINCDKPIVSAMHGPAVGAGLVAGLLADISIATKSAKIVDGHTRLGVAAGDHAAIVWPLLCGMAKAKYHLLLCEPVSGEEAERIGLVSLAVDEADLLPRAYEVADRLAAGSQSAIRFTKYALNNWLRQAGPTFDASLALEFMGFAGADVREGVASLREKRAPNFG
- a CDS encoding DUF2164 domain-containing protein produces the protein MTIEISKEARQQAITSIERYFNENMEEKIGNIAAGALLGFFLEEIGPIVYNKAVAEVQERLQSRISEVDLEVHEDEFQYWRKFERQKKGK
- a CDS encoding YncE family protein, translated to MKFHRAAPAALALAAIAAAAAISGCTNLTPTVPQRQLMIVANDEKQSWNDAGAVILAPMGRDTVQVLDIGTDPLAPKVVGTLQLDNTIAGPPTNLAITPGETLALVANSLNVVEENGVRKQVPDNRLFVVDLTTTPPRLIDTLTVGKQPSGLSINRAGNLALVANRADNSVSVLRIAGKKVTLVDTVAMNDSVAHVRFTPDGKRALVAKFPTHKIALLEVNGEKVSYNKVDLAAGLWPYNVDVTPDGKLALTADNGNSGASDGQVDTVSVIDMEAAPPRVIDKVVVGDGPEGLAVSPTGRHAVAVILRGSNSAKNAYFYNRNGSVVLLKIDGKKVTRANEVVVRGLPEGAVWSADGKYLYVGNFIDQDITILRVDGDTLVPTGKSFPLQGHPAAMRGTMTH
- a CDS encoding DUF808 domain-containing protein; the encoded protein is MATSLLLLLDDIATVLDDVSILTKVAAKKTAGVLGDDLALNAQQVSGVRAEREIPVVWAVCKGSFINKAILVPAALAIGTWLPWLVTPLLMIGGAFLCFEGAEKLAHKFLHKKEHEADTQRHEKAVADEAVDVVAIEKDKIKGAVRTDFILSAEIIAITLGTVQGQPFTTQLSVLVGIALIMTIGVYGLVAGIVKLDDAGLYLSQRTSAAARALGRGILATAPWLMKALSVAGTAAMFLVGGGILVHGVPAFGHAVEDWAKATGGVFGTLGSMGVNAVVGLVAGAIVLAVVELVGKLRGKKG
- a CDS encoding GNAT family N-acetyltransferase, with translation MSDYEVRPATMRDAKAVAEVHALAAKAAYEGILPEEELRTLAPATREAKWREAIEFSEPQVQVVTLGNEIVGFVGFDRSRDPKTPSTTGEIWAIYVKPEHWGKGVGVALWDAAREGLEEEGCTTVTIWVPIRNDRAMRFHELAGFKREMKTAKTTLLGTVRIEEIRLKRSVS
- a CDS encoding VF530 family protein, which encodes MTDEAPAGAPPAPAPAAKPAQPRNPLHGLTLEAIVTSLADWYGWEHLGELVPIRCFQIDPSVGSSLKFLRKTPWAREKVESLYLFMLREQRREQQQQQQPPRE
- a CDS encoding 2Fe-2S iron-sulfur cluster-binding protein; protein product: MKVRLEPSGLDFETEPGTTLLKAAEAAGIELPSSCRNGTCRTCICRLVSGHVRHIIEWPGLSIDEKDEGWILPCVAEALDDLALDAPRAFSVFQD
- a CDS encoding MFS transporter; the protein is MSGPAPASASSPQPSFSDLTRERPFMHMWTARLFGTAASQMLLVAIGWHMYELTSSAWDLGLVGLYQFVPALLLALLAGHIVDRHHRGRIVAACFAVQGLVGLVLLLAVLEKHDTRGLLLGLSLVLGAVRAFQMPAQQALTPLLVPPSMLARAMAFSSAGMQGAIIGGPALGGLLFVAGMSVVYGASVAFFAVACVLVLRLRYAYTPAAREPVTLSTVFAGVDFIWKRKPVLGAVSLDLFAVLLGGAVALLPIYAKDILHTGPWGLGLLRGAPAVGALVMSIALTRRPVERHVGRTLLLAIGLFGLCMVVFGISKSFVVSLIALAVSGGADMVNVVIRQTLVQLETPDAMRGRVSAVNSIFIGASNQLGEFESGATAALLGPVGSVVVGGVGTMLVALTWFKLFPSLAQRDRLVVAVPAGAKPVGPAS